In one Cupriavidus taiwanensis genomic region, the following are encoded:
- the mdcH gene encoding malonate decarboxylase subunit epsilon, producing the protein MQVLITFPGQGTQRPGMLKHLPADPAVTAVLAEAEEVLQVPVAGMDTAERLQSTVWTQLCLLTSGVAMARCLAAHDANADAVAGLSIGAYAAAVTAGVLSFADALRLVRLRGELMAQAYPRGYGMTAILGLDRNRLAPLVAQVCSPQRPVYLANFNAPTQIVIAGSEAAMAEVSALARAAGAQAAKPVAIHVPSHCALLDAAAHALQQAMQDVALCAPSLRYFSASKARELRDPRRIADDLALNMATPVRWHETMQLAHANGARLVVEAPPGDVLTRLAQPVFADGITLTCDRARLDSIVAIVKRHALN; encoded by the coding sequence ATGCAAGTCCTGATCACGTTTCCCGGGCAGGGGACACAGCGCCCCGGCATGCTGAAGCACCTGCCAGCCGATCCGGCAGTGACGGCGGTGCTGGCCGAAGCGGAGGAGGTCTTGCAAGTGCCGGTGGCAGGCATGGATACGGCCGAGCGCCTGCAATCCACGGTCTGGACGCAACTGTGCCTGCTGACTTCAGGGGTGGCCATGGCACGTTGCCTGGCCGCGCACGATGCCAACGCCGATGCCGTGGCCGGACTTTCCATCGGCGCCTATGCCGCCGCGGTGACTGCCGGCGTGCTCTCCTTTGCCGATGCCTTGCGGCTGGTGCGCCTGCGCGGGGAACTGATGGCGCAGGCCTATCCCCGCGGCTATGGCATGACCGCCATCCTGGGGCTCGACCGGAACCGGCTCGCACCGCTGGTGGCGCAGGTGTGCTCGCCGCAACGTCCGGTGTACCTGGCGAACTTCAACGCCCCGACGCAGATCGTGATCGCCGGCAGCGAGGCTGCGATGGCCGAGGTCTCGGCATTGGCGCGCGCCGCCGGCGCGCAGGCGGCCAAGCCGGTGGCGATCCATGTGCCATCTCATTGCGCGCTGCTCGATGCCGCGGCGCATGCGTTGCAACAGGCCATGCAGGACGTGGCGCTGTGCGCGCCCTCGCTGCGCTATTTCAGCGCCAGCAAGGCGCGCGAGTTGCGCGATCCGCGCAGGATCGCCGATGACCTGGCGCTGAACATGGCCACACCGGTGCGGTGGCATGAAACCATGCAGCTGGCCCATGCCAATGGCGCACGGCTGGTGGTGGAAGCGCCGCCGGGCGATGTGCTGACGCGGTTGGCACAGCCGGTCTTTGCCGACGGCATCACCCTGACATGCGACCGGGCACGGCTGGATTCCATCGTGGCGATAGTGAAGCGGCACGCCTTGAACTGA
- the phaP1 gene encoding TIGR01841 family phasin PhaP1 — protein sequence MILTPEQVAAAQKANLETLFGLTTKAFEGVEKLVELNLQVIKTTFAENVDNAKKALSAKDAQELLAIQAAAVQPVAEKTLAYTRHLYEIASETQSEFAKVAEAQLAEGSKNVQALVENFAKNAPAGSESTVAIVKSAISAANNAYESVQKATKQAVEIAETNFQAAATAATKAAQQASATARTATAKKAAAA from the coding sequence ATGATCCTCACCCCGGAACAAGTCGCAGCAGCACAAAAGGCTAACCTCGAAACGCTGTTCGGCCTGACCACCAAGGCGTTTGAAGGCGTCGAAAAGCTCGTCGAACTGAATCTGCAGGTCATCAAGACCACCTTCGCCGAAAACGTTGACAACGCCAAGAAGGCGCTGTCGGCCAAGGACGCACAGGAACTGCTGGCGATCCAGGCCGCAGCCGTGCAGCCGGTCGCCGAAAAGACCCTGGCCTACACCCGTCACCTGTACGAGATCGCTTCGGAAACCCAGAGCGAATTCGCCAAGGTGGCCGAGGCCCAGCTGGCCGAAGGCTCGAAGAACGTCCAGGCCCTGGTCGAGAACTTCGCCAAGAACGCCCCGGCCGGTTCGGAATCGACCGTGGCCATCGTGAAGTCGGCGATCTCCGCTGCCAACAACGCCTACGAGTCGGTGCAGAAGGCGACCAAGCAAGCGGTCGAAATCGCTGAAACCAACTTCCAGGCCGCCGCCACGGCTGCCACCAAGGCTGCCCAGCAAGCCAGCGCCACGGCCCGCACGGCCACGGCGAAGAAGGCCGCTGCTGCCTGA